A genomic region of Alphaproteobacteria bacterium contains the following coding sequences:
- a CDS encoding DUF4147 domain-containing protein, producing the protein MTIEAASFLRGMFDAALDAVKAEDRVPLYLPRPPKGKTVVVGAGKAAAIMAKAVEDHYEGDVSGLVITRYGHGVPLQKIRMVEAGHPMPDDAGQEAARAILELAGTLGPDDLLLCLISGGGSALLSLPAQGLSMADMQQVTKSLLLSGANIGEINCVRKHISAIAGGRLARAAKGARIVTLMISDVPGDDLSVIASGPTVADPTCFADAAGILKKYAIDLPPALEKHLAAASDESVKLGDPCLARAEVVMVAKPQDALDAAAAFARTQGITPLVLGNAIEGEARDVALVMAGMARQVVEHGQPIPAPCVLISGGETTVTVKGKGQGGRNCEFLLNFAIATEGLAHVHAIACDTDGIDGTEDNAGAVMAPGMLAAAAKRSVIAKDFAARNDSYNFFKQCDALVMTGPTRTNVNDFRAIYIEK; encoded by the coding sequence ATGACGATTGAAGCGGCGTCATTTTTGCGCGGTATGTTCGATGCCGCGTTGGATGCCGTTAAGGCGGAAGACCGCGTGCCGCTTTATCTGCCGCGCCCGCCCAAGGGTAAAACCGTCGTTGTCGGGGCAGGCAAGGCAGCTGCGATTATGGCCAAGGCGGTAGAAGACCATTACGAGGGCGATGTTAGCGGTCTCGTGATTACCCGCTACGGACACGGCGTGCCGTTGCAAAAAATCAGAATGGTGGAAGCCGGCCACCCCATGCCGGACGATGCGGGGCAGGAGGCTGCGCGCGCGATCCTCGAGCTTGCGGGCACCCTTGGCCCGGATGATTTGCTGCTGTGCCTGATTTCCGGCGGCGGTTCGGCGTTGCTGTCGCTTCCGGCGCAAGGCCTTTCGATGGCCGACATGCAGCAAGTTACAAAAAGCCTGCTGCTTTCCGGCGCCAACATCGGCGAGATCAACTGCGTGCGCAAACATATATCTGCGATTGCGGGCGGACGGCTGGCGCGCGCGGCAAAAGGCGCGCGGATCGTCACGCTGATGATTTCGGATGTGCCGGGCGACGATCTCTCCGTGATCGCTTCCGGCCCGACGGTGGCAGACCCGACCTGCTTCGCTGATGCTGCAGGTATTTTGAAGAAATATGCGATCGATTTGCCACCTGCGCTTGAAAAACATCTCGCGGCCGCCAGCGACGAAAGCGTAAAACTCGGTGATCCGTGCCTGGCGCGTGCCGAGGTTGTTATGGTTGCGAAGCCACAAGATGCCCTTGATGCGGCGGCGGCATTTGCGCGCACGCAAGGCATTACTCCGCTCGTGCTTGGTAACGCCATCGAAGGCGAGGCGCGCGATGTCGCGCTCGTAATGGCAGGCATGGCGCGACAGGTCGTGGAACACGGGCAGCCGATACCTGCGCCGTGCGTGCTGATTTCGGGCGGTGAAACGACCGTGACCGTCAAGGGCAAGGGGCAGGGCGGCCGTAACTGCGAATTTCTGCTGAACTTTGCAATCGCGACAGAAGGGCTGGCGCATGTTCATGCCATCGCCTGCGACACGGATGGCATAGACGGCACCGAAGACAACGCCGGTGCGGTTATGGCGCCCGGCATGCTTGCTGCGGCCGCGAAGCGCAGCGTGATCGCCAAGGATTTTGCTGCCCGCAATGACTCGTACAACTTTTTCAAACAGTGTGACGCGCTGGTCATGACCGGTCCGACGCGGACAAATGTGAACGATTTCCGCGCAATATACATAGAGAAATAG
- a CDS encoding GatB/YqeY domain-containing protein, translating into MLRDQITEALKTAMKAKDERATGTVRMIMAKLKERDIEARAKGNNDGVKDDEILSLLQGMIKQRRESIDLYNKGNRADLAQQETEEIAVIERFLPKQMSEAEVKEAITKAIAESGATNIKDMGKVMAALKASYAGQMDFGKASGLIKGLLG; encoded by the coding sequence ATGCTGCGCGATCAGATTACCGAAGCCCTGAAAACCGCCATGAAAGCCAAGGATGAGCGCGCCACCGGCACCGTCCGCATGATCATGGCCAAGCTCAAGGAACGGGATATCGAAGCCCGCGCCAAGGGCAATAATGATGGCGTGAAGGATGACGAAATCCTCTCCCTGCTGCAGGGCATGATCAAGCAGCGGCGGGAATCCATTGACCTCTACAACAAGGGCAACCGCGCCGATCTCGCACAACAGGAAACCGAGGAAATCGCCGTGATCGAACGTTTCCTGCCCAAGCAGATGTCGGAGGCCGAAGTGAAGGAGGCCATCACCAAGGCCATCGCCGAAAGCGGCGCCACCAACATCAAGGATATGGGCAAGGTCATGGCCGCGTTGAAAGCCAGCTATGCCGGGCAAATGGATTTCGGCAAAGCCAGTGGGTTAATAAAAGGCTTATTGGGCTAA
- a CDS encoding PH domain-containing protein translates to MARYVDSVLLKNEKVMFGTSLHWIVYSYGLVVTIAGGLLSFYGADLLLMLFGTSGREQYAHPLAIITACIVGLGCFMVLIAYVTQISTELAITNRRVIAKFGFISRTTFELFLNKVEGANIDQDIMGRLCGYGSVLVKGTGGGISPIHNVTDPAGFQRQLMRQIQRVQGNDGND, encoded by the coding sequence ATGGCCCGCTATGTAGATTCCGTTCTGCTGAAGAACGAAAAGGTGATGTTCGGCACCTCGCTGCACTGGATTGTTTACAGCTATGGGCTTGTCGTCACCATCGCGGGCGGGTTGCTCAGCTTCTATGGCGCCGATCTGTTGCTGATGCTGTTCGGGACAAGCGGGCGCGAACAATACGCCCACCCGCTTGCCATCATAACCGCCTGCATCGTGGGGCTTGGCTGTTTTATGGTGCTGATCGCCTATGTGACGCAGATAAGCACCGAGCTGGCTATCACCAACCGGCGCGTTATTGCCAAGTTCGGTTTTATATCCCGCACCACGTTCGAGCTGTTTCTGAACAAGGTCGAAGGCGCCAATATCGATCAGGATATCATGGGCCGCCTGTGCGGCTATGGCAGCGTGCTGGTGAAAGGCACCGGCGGCGGCATTTCCCCCATTCATAACGTGACCGACCCCGCCGGTTTCCAGCGTCAGTTGATGCGACAAATCCAGCGGGTGCAGGGCAACGACGGCAACGATTAG
- a CDS encoding phosphatase PAP2 family protein, whose amino-acid sequence MNSFDTSILLYLNQFSHQSIWFDTVMHAFKSSNILKSGIYMAMVWFAWFANTGPHDERKRRENALTAIMAAIIAPLVARLLVIVLPHRLRPVQNPDLPFQKSFFLETDNLDTWSSFPSEHATLFFTITVALFFVSRRLGLIALAYALFLSFVRVYLGLHYPTDIMGGMVVGAGVVLLLRWPVIKQLYVRPAFYIHEKYPGLFYAGMFLLCCEIEEMFFDIQLYLGHAIKYLF is encoded by the coding sequence TTGAACAGCTTTGACACGTCCATCCTATTATACCTGAACCAGTTTTCGCACCAGTCGATCTGGTTCGATACCGTTATGCATGCCTTCAAATCAAGCAATATACTCAAGAGCGGCATTTACATGGCCATGGTCTGGTTCGCGTGGTTTGCGAACACCGGGCCGCATGACGAGCGCAAGCGGCGGGAAAATGCCCTAACGGCGATCATGGCCGCGATCATCGCCCCGTTGGTGGCACGGCTGCTGGTTATTGTGCTGCCTCATCGGTTGCGTCCGGTCCAGAACCCCGACCTCCCTTTCCAGAAATCATTCTTCCTTGAAACCGATAATCTTGATACCTGGAGTTCGTTTCCAAGCGAGCATGCCACGCTTTTCTTCACGATAACGGTGGCTTTGTTCTTCGTTTCCCGCAGGCTCGGGCTGATCGCGCTGGCTTATGCGCTGTTTTTGAGCTTTGTGCGCGTCTATCTTGGGCTGCATTATCCGACCGATATCATGGGCGGCATGGTGGTGGGGGCCGGAGTTGTCCTGCTGCTACGCTGGCCCGTTATCAAGCAGCTTTATGTGCGTCCGGCATTTTATATCCATGAAAAATACCCGGGCCTGTTTTATGCGGGTATGTTCTTATTGTGCTGCGAAATAGAAGAGATGTTCTTTGATATACAGCTCTATCTCGGGCACGCGATAAAATACTTATTCTGA
- a CDS encoding 2OG-Fe(II) oxygenase — translation MSAVNLDALKSATLHADPYPYAIVPGFIKADAVEAIERDFPAVERPGSFPLPTLKYGSAFQSLMQEIQGPEMTGMVAGKFGVDLSGRPTMVTVRGQCRATDGKIHTDSKTKLITVLIYMNGTWEKPGGRLRLLRSPDNLHDVVAEVPPDRGTLLIFKNQPNAWHGHESFEGPRRAIQLNWVADRGVVWREQMRHRLSALFKRPSSY, via the coding sequence ATGTCCGCCGTAAACCTTGATGCGCTGAAATCCGCAACCCTGCATGCCGATCCATACCCCTATGCGATCGTGCCCGGTTTTATCAAGGCCGATGCGGTCGAGGCGATCGAGCGCGATTTTCCGGCCGTCGAGCGGCCCGGAAGCTTTCCGTTGCCGACTTTGAAGTACGGCAGCGCGTTTCAATCGCTCATGCAGGAAATTCAGGGGCCGGAAATGACCGGCATGGTTGCCGGGAAATTCGGGGTTGATTTGTCCGGGCGCCCCACCATGGTGACGGTGCGGGGGCAGTGCCGGGCGACCGACGGCAAAATTCATACCGATAGCAAGACCAAGCTGATTACCGTGCTGATATACATGAACGGCACGTGGGAAAAGCCGGGCGGACGTTTGCGTTTGCTTAGATCGCCTGACAATCTGCATGATGTCGTGGCAGAAGTGCCGCCCGATCGCGGGACGCTTCTGATTTTCAAAAACCAGCCCAACGCCTGGCACGGCCATGAATCTTTTGAAGGGCCGCGCCGGGCCATCCAGCTCAATTGGGTTGCGGATAGGGGCGTGGTTTGGCGCGAGCAGATGCGCCACCGCCTTAGCGCGCTGTTCAAGCGCCCCAGTAGCTATTAG
- the carA gene encoding glutamine-hydrolyzing carbamoyl-phosphate synthase small subunit has protein sequence MAPSPDERDRARAQNKTKKSGKTLQPAGATGVLALADGTLFWGFGFGASGKSVGEVCFNTSMTGYQEILTDPSYAGQIINFTFPHIGNVGANQQDVETVTAAARGMIVRQNVTAPSSWRAHEHLVQWLCKNNLIGLAGIDTRDLTIRVRESGAPSGVIAHAPDGTFDIDALIAEAAAWPGLDGMDLAQEVTCRQSYVWDETTWAWGPDGASAFGKQAVPRFHVVAIDYGAKLNILRCLAAAGCKVTVVPAQATAEDIMRHKPDGVFLSNGPGDPAATGKYAVPVIRALLEQNMPIFGICLGHQLLSLALGGKTRKMPLGHRGANHPVKDIQTGKVEITSQNHGFVVIPESLPADAEVTHVSLFDKTNEGVRLKNRPVFSVQYHPEASPGPHDSHYLFQRFMDMIAAHKQAAAPRAKAAS, from the coding sequence ATGGCCCCGTCGCCGGACGAGCGAGATCGCGCGCGCGCGCAAAATAAAACGAAGAAGAGCGGGAAAACACTCCAACCCGCTGGCGCGACAGGCGTTTTGGCATTGGCGGACGGCACATTATTTTGGGGTTTTGGTTTCGGTGCGAGCGGTAAAAGCGTCGGCGAGGTATGTTTCAACACCTCTATGACCGGTTATCAGGAAATTTTAACAGACCCGAGCTATGCCGGGCAGATAATCAATTTCACTTTTCCCCATATCGGTAATGTCGGCGCAAACCAGCAGGATGTGGAAACCGTAACCGCGGCGGCGCGCGGCATGATCGTGCGCCAGAACGTGACCGCGCCTTCAAGCTGGCGCGCGCACGAACATCTGGTGCAGTGGCTCTGCAAAAACAACCTTATTGGCCTCGCGGGCATCGATACGCGCGATTTGACCATCCGTGTACGGGAAAGCGGCGCACCGAGCGGCGTGATCGCGCATGCCCCGGACGGAACATTCGATATCGATGCCCTGATCGCCGAAGCGGCGGCATGGCCGGGGCTTGATGGCATGGATCTGGCGCAGGAAGTCACCTGCCGCCAATCTTATGTGTGGGATGAAACCACATGGGCATGGGGGCCGGACGGCGCTTCGGCCTTTGGCAAGCAAGCCGTGCCGCGCTTCCATGTTGTGGCGATCGATTACGGCGCGAAGCTGAACATTCTGCGCTGCCTTGCGGCGGCGGGGTGCAAGGTTACGGTTGTGCCTGCGCAGGCGACGGCCGAGGATATTATGCGGCACAAGCCCGATGGCGTTTTCCTTTCCAACGGCCCGGGCGACCCGGCGGCGACCGGCAAATATGCCGTGCCGGTGATCCGTGCGCTTCTGGAGCAGAATATGCCGATTTTCGGCATATGCCTCGGGCATCAGCTTTTGTCGCTGGCGCTTGGCGGCAAGACGCGAAAAATGCCGCTCGGTCACCGCGGAGCCAACCACCCGGTCAAGGATATTCAGACCGGCAAGGTGGAAATTACCAGCCAGAACCACGGCTTTGTGGTGATCCCCGAAAGCCTGCCGGCTGATGCCGAGGTGACGCATGTAAGCCTGTTCGATAAAACGAACGAAGGTGTGCGGCTGAAAAACAGGCCGGTGTTTTCGGTGCAATACCACCCCGAAGCCAGCCCCGGCCCGCACGACAGCCATTATCTGTTCCAGCGTTTCATGGATATGATCGCCGCGCACAAGCAAGCGGCTGCGCCGCGCGCGAAGGCGGCATCATGA
- the trxB gene encoding thioredoxin-disulfide reductase → MSKTHRTKLLIIGAGPAGYTAAIYAARASLSPILVQGMQPGGQMTITTDVENFPGFADIIQGPWLMEQMAEQAKKVGTEMLFDVISEVDFGKRPFICKAESGDVFEAEMIVIATGAQARWLGLESEKAFQGFGVSGCATCDGFFFKGKEVAVVGGGNSALEEALYLTHHASKVTIIHRRDSFRGEKILHERVAKNPKIEVVWNSTVEDVIGETAPNKSVTGVKIKNVNDGKVSTIPVHGVFVAIGHDPATALFKGTLDLDGQGYILTKPDSTATSIPGVFAAGDVKDKVFRQAVTAAGMGCMAALEAEKWLAAQESAEGGARTGTNG, encoded by the coding sequence ATGAGCAAGACGCACCGCACCAAGCTTCTGATCATCGGCGCCGGCCCTGCCGGCTATACGGCCGCGATTTATGCGGCGCGCGCCAGCCTTAGCCCCATATTGGTGCAGGGCATGCAGCCCGGCGGGCAAATGACCATCACGACGGATGTCGAAAATTTTCCCGGCTTCGCCGATATCATTCAGGGCCCGTGGCTGATGGAGCAAATGGCGGAGCAGGCCAAGAAGGTCGGCACAGAAATGCTTTTCGACGTGATCAGCGAGGTCGATTTCGGCAAGCGCCCCTTCATATGCAAGGCGGAATCCGGCGATGTGTTTGAGGCGGAAATGATCGTGATCGCCACCGGCGCGCAGGCGCGCTGGCTGGGACTTGAAAGCGAAAAGGCATTTCAGGGCTTCGGCGTTTCAGGCTGCGCCACCTGCGACGGGTTTTTCTTTAAAGGCAAGGAAGTGGCCGTGGTTGGCGGCGGCAATTCCGCGCTGGAAGAGGCATTGTACCTTACCCACCATGCGTCGAAGGTCACCATTATTCACAGGCGCGATAGCTTCAGGGGCGAGAAGATATTGCATGAACGAGTGGCCAAAAATCCGAAGATCGAGGTTGTATGGAACAGCACGGTCGAGGATGTGATCGGCGAAACCGCGCCCAATAAATCTGTCACCGGCGTCAAAATCAAGAACGTGAATGACGGCAAGGTCAGCACCATTCCCGTGCATGGCGTGTTTGTCGCGATCGGGCATGACCCGGCGACAGCGCTTTTCAAAGGCACGCTCGATCTCGATGGGCAGGGCTATATCCTCACCAAGCCGGATTCAACCGCCACCAGCATTCCCGGCGTGTTCGCCGCGGGCGATGTGAAGGATAAGGTTTTCCGCCAGGCGGTCACGGCGGCGGGCATGGGCTGCATGGCTGCGCTGGAGGCCGAAAAGTGGCTGGCGGCGCAGGAAAGCGCCGAAGGCGGTGCACGCACCGGCACGAACGGCTAG
- a CDS encoding DNA primase, whose translation MPLPPSFFEELRARVPVSEVVGKRVKLSRAGREYKGLCPFHNEKTPSFYVNDDKQFYHCFGCGAHGNVITFLMQNDKLSFVEAVEQLAGQAGMSVPKPDPHAAREYERQKSLTQLLERASRWFQKQLHQPWGREASQYLAKRGLSDDTIERFRLGYAPQDGQALAKALQAEGFSIEDMLAVGLVKKSEERGDTYSFFRNRVIFPVGDRRGNVVAFGARLLAGEGPKYLNSSEHALFHKGRMLYGLSRARAAVMKEQPIIVCEGYMDVIALVDAGYAGAVAPLGTALTEEQLAQLWRLLPKVEERDPSRDYNPILCFDGDEAGQRAAARAIERALPLITGMHSIRIATIPPGEDPDSLIKRSGKGAMQNVIDQAKSLVDVIWEMAVANRRLQTPEEKAALKSMLQIQLAKIADENVRTLYRDEIQRRLGGIFASGRQGRDFQSQGKGGRRFERTPAINPTLNSPVPIRRLPSSGQEMRERILLATIVNYPALFDEFGENLAHLTCATPQIDRLRTELIEILGQNPHEDLDAEGIHRHLSSGGSSGAETDELVETLSDLMTEGTYVHAGFARPGHDPDKAREGWKDIWNKYLREKNQLALKEAELEWARNDTDSTYARLLALKQEAQDLALSDSTTKAG comes from the coding sequence ATGCCCCTGCCCCCGTCATTTTTTGAAGAGCTGCGTGCCCGTGTTCCGGTTTCGGAAGTGGTGGGCAAGCGCGTCAAGCTTTCGCGCGCGGGCCGCGAATACAAAGGTCTGTGCCCCTTCCATAACGAAAAGACGCCCAGTTTCTATGTGAATGACGACAAGCAATTCTATCATTGCTTCGGCTGCGGCGCGCACGGCAACGTCATCACCTTCCTGATGCAGAACGACAAGCTCAGCTTCGTCGAAGCGGTGGAACAGCTTGCCGGGCAAGCGGGCATGAGTGTGCCGAAGCCGGACCCGCACGCAGCGCGCGAATATGAAAGACAAAAATCACTCACGCAGTTGCTGGAACGCGCCTCGCGCTGGTTCCAAAAACAGCTGCATCAACCCTGGGGGCGGGAAGCTTCCCAGTATCTTGCGAAGCGGGGCCTGAGCGACGATACAATCGAACGGTTCCGCCTCGGTTACGCCCCGCAAGACGGGCAGGCGCTTGCGAAAGCGCTGCAGGCCGAAGGGTTCAGCATCGAGGATATGCTCGCGGTCGGCCTTGTAAAAAAATCGGAAGAGCGCGGCGACACCTACAGCTTCTTCCGCAATCGCGTTATTTTTCCCGTCGGCGACAGGCGCGGCAACGTGGTCGCGTTCGGCGCGCGGCTGCTGGCGGGCGAAGGGCCGAAATACCTGAATTCGTCCGAACATGCGCTGTTCCACAAAGGGCGCATGCTCTACGGCCTCAGCCGGGCGCGCGCCGCCGTGATGAAGGAACAACCGATTATCGTGTGCGAAGGCTATATGGACGTGATCGCGCTGGTCGATGCCGGCTATGCCGGCGCGGTCGCGCCGCTTGGCACCGCATTGACGGAAGAACAGCTCGCGCAGCTCTGGCGCCTGTTGCCGAAAGTGGAGGAGCGCGACCCGTCGCGGGACTACAACCCCATCCTTTGCTTTGATGGCGATGAGGCGGGTCAGCGCGCCGCCGCGCGTGCGATCGAACGCGCGCTGCCGCTTATCACCGGCATGCACAGCATACGCATCGCCACCATTCCGCCGGGCGAAGACCCGGACAGTCTGATCAAACGTTCAGGCAAGGGCGCGATGCAGAACGTCATCGATCAGGCCAAGTCGCTGGTGGATGTGATTTGGGAAATGGCCGTCGCCAACCGGCGTTTGCAAACGCCGGAAGAAAAGGCGGCGCTTAAATCCATGCTGCAGATCCAGCTCGCCAAAATCGCCGATGAAAACGTGCGTACGCTGTACCGGGATGAAATCCAGCGGCGGCTCGGCGGCATATTCGCGAGCGGCAGACAGGGCAGAGATTTTCAAAGCCAGGGCAAGGGCGGCAGGCGGTTTGAACGCACTCCCGCCATCAACCCCACCCTCAATAGCCCCGTCCCTATCCGCCGCCTGCCCTCTTCCGGGCAGGAAATGCGGGAACGTATCCTGCTGGCGACAATCGTTAACTATCCGGCCCTTTTTGACGAATTCGGGGAAAATCTGGCCCATCTTACCTGCGCCACCCCCCAAATTGACCGTTTAAGGACCGAATTAATAGAAATTCTGGGACAAAACCCCCATGAAGACCTTGACGCAGAAGGGATTCATCGCCATCTCTCCTCTGGTGGCAGCAGCGGCGCCGAAACCGATGAACTTGTGGAAACATTGTCCGACCTCATGACCGAGGGGACATACGTCCATGCCGGCTTTGCCCGGCCCGGGCATGATCCGGATAAGGCGCGGGAAGGCTGGAAAGATATATGGAACAAGTATTTGCGGGAAAAAAATCAACTGGCACTGAAGGAAGCGGAGCTGGAATGGGCCCGTAATGACACCGACAGCACCTATGCGCGCCTTTTGGCCCTTAAGCAGGAAGCGCAGGATCTGGCCCTTTCTGACAGTACAACCAAAGCCGGCTAG
- a CDS encoding winged helix-turn-helix transcriptional regulator, with protein sequence MKRVKLDRIDIKILRHLQENGRMTNVDLAKKAGISAPPCLRRVRALEEAGFIKSYHADLASDRLGYGTTIFVQVSLTSHAETDLGQFEKLVQSWPMVRECYMLAGEADYILKIVAENMETYQKFLTTHLTSAPNVNHVKSFMVIRRGKYDPGVPITESMLTSARGR encoded by the coding sequence ATGAAACGCGTCAAACTCGACCGGATTGATATCAAAATCCTGCGCCACTTGCAGGAAAACGGGCGTATGACGAATGTCGATCTGGCGAAAAAGGCCGGTATTTCGGCCCCGCCCTGCCTGCGCCGGGTGCGTGCACTTGAAGAAGCCGGGTTCATCAAAAGTTACCATGCAGATTTGGCATCCGACAGGCTTGGTTACGGCACCACCATTTTCGTGCAAGTCAGCCTGACCAGCCATGCCGAAACCGATCTCGGGCAGTTCGAAAAGCTGGTCCAGTCATGGCCGATGGTCCGCGAATGCTACATGCTTGCGGGTGAAGCCGATTACATCCTCAAGATCGTCGCCGAAAATATGGAAACCTACCAGAAGTTCCTGACCACGCATCTCACGAGCGCGCCGAACGTCAATCACGTCAAATCTTTCATGGTGATCCGCCGCGGCAAATATGATCCGGGCGTGCCTATCACCGAAAGCATGCTGACCAGCGCCCGCGGACGCTGA